In candidate division KSB1 bacterium, the DNA window ATAGAAATTCTGTACTATGTAAACCAACCTTTTTGATTTTACTTATTTATATTTTTATTATTAAATGGTTCCACAACGTAAACAATTAATTATAATAGAGTTAAGGATTGGGTTTGTTGGAGAAGAATTATTCTTTTGAGTCTTATCTCAACAACTCAACACTATATTTTGAATAGATCGAATCCAATTATTGATTCCAACGATTTGGGGATCCATCAGACATCCATCCAAAAGGTGGATGGAAAAAAACTTACCCAGGAACAAGATGTTGTCGCTGTGGAAGAACCATTAGAAATACGTTTGGGGTTCGAAAAAAACGGGCAAAGAACTCACAAAAATATATCCGTAACCATGAGAACTCCCGGCGATGATTTTGAACTAACCGCGGGTTTTTTGTTTGCCGAGGGGATTATAGAAAATGCAAACGACGTCGATCAAATCATTTTTTGCGGCCCTGTTGTATCCGGAGCCAAGTCTCGAAATGTTGTTCGGGTTGAATTAAAATCAACTATTCAATTTGATCTTAAAAAATTAGATCGTCATTTTTATACCACATCCAGTTGTGGGGTATGTGGGAAAACCTCAATCGATGCACTGAAAACGCAAAACAAATATTGTACTGAAAAGATACCGAAGTTAGGCGGCCATTTTGACAGGGAAATGATCCATCAATTGCCGCGAATCATGAGTCAATCTCA includes these proteins:
- the fdhD gene encoding formate dehydrogenase accessory sulfurtransferase FdhD — encoded protein: MNRSNPIIDSNDLGIHQTSIQKVDGKKLTQEQDVVAVEEPLEIRLGFEKNGQRTHKNISVTMRTPGDDFELTAGFLFAEGIIENANDVDQIIFCGPVVSGAKSRNVVRVELKSTIQFDLKKLDRHFYTTSSCGVCGKTSIDALKTQNKYCTEKIPKLGGHFDREMIHQLPRIMSQSQDVFDQTGGLHATALINVNGEAVILREDVGRHNAMDKVIGAALFRDFIPLSNHLIFLSGRASFELIQKALMAGIPIIAAVGAPSSLAVELAKEFDLTLIAFVRNNRFNIYNGAWRIK